AGTTAAAAAGAACTGCGCATCTTTTTCTTCTCTTTATCGCATGACTGCGCGCAGTGCGAAGAGCGGAAACAACGATCTGCGCTCCGCTTTTAATCCTGGAATTTCTTGTGAACTGAACAAAGGAGGGTATTGCCGCAACAAGCATAATGCTCATAATTGCAAGAACGATCATGAGCTCTACTGCTGTGAAAGCGCGGCAACCACTGGTTGCAATTTTTAATTTTGAATTTTTCATTTCTAGCTTGTCTCAGTATCCCAACATGCTATGTCATCGTCCCCACCATCAGTCTTATCTTTTCCATATGACCAGAGGTCATAACCGCGATTTGTCAGTGGATTGTTATAATTACTCGCAGTTCCTCCTGGAGCTCTATATCTGTATTTTGTTCCATAAGGGTCATTGGGAATATCCTTTGAAAGATAAGGTCCGCGTCCATTAGTTCCTACTGCCTGTAACATTCTCTCCAGGCTAGTCATATTTCCATCTGAAATACTAGTATATAAATCTTCTCCACTTTGCCCTGGATATACCCCCCAATCAGTCTGATACATTGCTAACGCGTTCTCAAGACTGTGGATATCGGCTCTTCCGCGCGTTTTCTTCGCCTTATCAATCGACTTCATAAAGTTAGGCATTACAATACCTGCAAGAAGCACAATGATGCCTATTACGACCAAAAGCTCAATAAGCGTAAACCCGGATCTTTTCCTCATTTTCCCCTCCTCTAAAAATTAATTGTCTCTGATATGCCCTTACTGCTTCCATCAGTTATTGTGTAGCTGTTTTCTGTTGCTGTATATGAATAGCTTCCTCCCCATGGATCAGTAGGGACTGCTTTGCTTAAATATTTCTGAGAAATTAAAACAGCAAGGCTGTCCGGCAAAGTCCCGCCATTATCAGCTCTGAAAAGGTCAACGCTTTTTCTCAAAAGTACCACGTCTGCCGTTGCCTTTCCAATCTTTGACTTCTCAAGCCCTTTAAAATAATTAGGAACTATTATTGAAGCAAGCAATGTGATAATTGCCACTACAACCAACAACTCAATTAACGTAAAACCTTTTTTGAATTTCATTTCCACCTCCTTTTCATCCACTATATTACTATACTATAAAGCAACATTTATGCCAAACATTAAAGAATAAATCCGAAATCCGAATATCGAAATCCTAAACAAATTCTAAATTCAAATTTTCGAAATTTCAAACTGTTTTGAATTTTGTATTTTTGTCATTTGATATTGTTTCGTGCTTTGTGCTTCGAATTTAGTGCTTTTTCTCTCCAAGTGTGTGCGGTTTTTCTCACTGGCAAACTAATAGTAAAACTTGTTCCCTTTCCAACTTCCGATTGAACAGAGATATCTCCATTAAGACTTTTTATTAATGAGTTACAGATGTAAAGGCCAAGTCCTGTTCCCTTTCCCGGCTCCTTTGTCGAAAAAAACGGAGTAAATATTTCCTTTAAATTTTCAGGCGCAATCCCACAGCCTGTGTCATTGAAAACAATTTCTATTCGGGATGCTTCTGCGTCAACATCTGTATATATCGTAAGTCTCCCACTGTCTCCCATAGATTGATAGGCATTGGCAATTATATTTAAAAATACCTGTTTCAACTGACCTGGATTGGCTCTTATTCGCGGTAATCTTATAGCATATTTTTTCTCAAGGGCGGGTTTCAAATCTGCCCCTACAGATTCAAAAGACATTATAGCATCGTCAAGCACCTCATTAACATCAATCATCTCCACATCCTTATCCTTGGATACTGAAATTCTAGAAAACTGGAGTAAATCAGTAACAAGTTTATTAATGCGGTCTGTCTCCTGAAAAAGGATTCCAATCTGCTCTGATACTTCAGAACCCGGCTTCTTAAAAGCATTCTTGAGAAAAAACACTGCATTATTAATAATCGCAAGAGGATTCCTGATTTCATGCGCCAGTTTTGCCGATATTTCTCCCATAGAGGAGAGCTTGTCCCGCTCCATAAGTTCAAACTCTGTAGCAAGCAATTCCCTATTGACTTTCTTTAGCTCTGATGTCCTATTCTCTACCCTTTTTTCTAGCTCCTGAGACCATTTTTTAAGTTGTTCCCTTGAGTTAACAAGAGGTTGCAGGCTACTCTCTTGAACAAGGGGTTTTTGAACAATGGGTTTAAATCCCTTGTTCAAAGATCCAAATATTGGCTGAAGAACAACCTTCCATATATAAGCAAAGGCAACAAACCCCAGAGAAAAAAAGATAATTGTAATAAAAAAATCCCTGTACTGGAGAAGCGGAGTCTTCCATACAATCACAGCAACGTATATAAGAAAAATGGCTAACCCGGTTAATATAAATAGGTATGCAAGCCGCGAAAACAGAGAAAAAAATTTATCTTTTAATTCCATATAACTTCATCTTCTCATAGAAATGGCGCCTGCTTATGCCAGCTTTCTTTGAAGCAAGGGATATATTTCTATTTGCCTTTTTTAATATATTGATTAAAAACCCCTTTTCAAAGGCAGTTCGTGCTTCACGAAATTTCTCTCCTGTAATTGCGGGGATGTGGGCAGGTTGAAAACCTACCCCTGCAGGCAAATCCTCAGGAAGAATACATGCTCCTTCCTGCAATGTTACTGCGCGTTCAATTGCATTTTCCAGCTCTCTAACATTACCCGGCCAGTCAAAGTTTATAAGTAAATCCATAGCTTCAGAGGAAATTCGTTTAGACGCAACTCCCTTAGATTTTAAGGGATTATACTTTTCTAAAAAGTGCTTTACTAAAAGAGCTATATCATCTTTCCTTTCTCTGAGAGGAGGCATATCAATAGCAATTACATTTATTCTGTAATATAAATCTTCTCTAAACAGACCCTCTTTTATACGGTCTTCTAAATTCTTGTTAGTTGCGCTTATAATCCTCACATCAACCTTAATTTGCCGAGTTCCTCCCACTCCTCTAAATTCTCCATCCTGAAGAACGCGCAATAATTTCATCTGTGTAGCTAAAGAAAGATCTCCTATTTCATCAAGAAAAATAGTCCCTTTATCAGCCGCCTCAAATATTCCTTTTCTACTGCTTATAGCGCCTGTAAATGCGCCTTTCTCATGACCAAATAATTCACTTTCCAACAGATTCTCCGGCAAAGCTCCGCAATTTATAGCAAGAAACTTGTTGTTCTTACGCTGACTGTTATAATGAATCGCACTGGCTATTAACTCCTTACCAGTTCCGCTCTCCCCTCTTATTAGTATAGCAGCATTGGCGTTAGAGACCTTTTGCACCAGTTGATAGACCTCCTGCATTTTCTTATTATTCCCTATTAATCCCCTAAAACTAAATTTTTCTTTCAGCTGATTATGTAAATATAAATTCTCGCTTATCAGCTTTTCGTGTTCTACCGCCCTATGCACAGAGAAAAGAATCTCCTCTGGCATGCATGGTTTCCTTATGTAATCATAAGCCTTAAGCTTTACTGCATCAATTGCTGAATCCACTGTAGCGTTCCCTGTAATAATTATAACAGGTATTTCCTTGTTCTTCTTTCTTACGGTCGACAACATAGTCATTCCATCCATACAAGGCATCTTTATGTCAGTGATTATTAAATTGAATTGCTCGGTGTCTAAAATTTCTATGGCTTCTTTTCCATCCCCACATACTTTGACATCATAGCCCTCCTGATGAAGGATACCAGAAAGAGACTTGCGCATATTTAGCTCATCATCTACAACTAGGATTTTTGGCTTCATATTTTTAGTATTAAGTGGTAAGGATTAATCCTGATTTATACAATCGCTGTAGCTAGCTTAATTAAGGGTAAGAATAACGCAACAACTATAAAACCCACAACTCCCCCCATACCTACAATCATAATTGGCTCTATTGCACTTGTCAAAGCTGCTACTGCGGCATCTACTTCTTGATCATAAGCATCTGCTACTTTAAGCAGCATCTTATCTAAGGCTCCTGTTTCTTCTCCAACATCCACCATATTGGTAACCAGCGGCGGAAATATCCCGCTTGCTTGAAGGGGGCCTGCTATTGATTCTCCTTCTCTGATACTATCACGAACAGACGCCATTGCCTGAGCTATCACGTCATTGCCTGATGTATCCTTTACAATTGTAAGCGCCTGAAGTATTGGAACCCCGCTTCCGATCAGGGTTGCAAATGTTCTTGCAAATCTGCCAATAGCTGTTTTTCTCGCCAAAGGACCAATAATAGGGATATACAATTTAAGTTTATCTGAATAATACAGCCCTTTCTGTGTTTTTCTAATAAGCTTGTATATTATAAATAGTCCAACTAATGATCCTAGAACAACAAGAATATTTCTCCAATCCTTGAAAACATCCGACATTTTTAGCAGCATTACAGTAGCGCCCGGCAGCTCTGTATTAAAATCTTCAAACATCTTTTTAAAGGTTGGTATAACTACTATAATCAAAAAAGTAAGTATTCCTGCAGCCGCAACAGTAACGAGTATAGGATAAACCATAGCAGCTTTAATCTTCTTTTTTAATGCTTCCTCTTTTTCTGAAAACTCGGCCAACCTTTCCAAAACCGCCTCTAAAATCCCTCCAACTTCACCAGCTTTTATCATATTAACAAAAAGTTTTGAAAAGCTTTTGGGATATTTGGCAAGCGCATCTGAAAACGTAGCACCTCCTTCAATATCTGCAGCTATCCCTGAGAAAGTTTCTTTCATAATACCAGGTTTAGCCTGATCCTTCAGAACATTAAGACTCCTCAATAAAGGAAGCCCTGCGCCAAGCAAGGTTGCCAATTGTCTGACAAAAACCGCTAACTGTCTGGGCTTTATTCTATCACCAATTCCTGGCAGTTTAATCTGAATATTCATACTTGTAGAACTACCAGCCTTTGCTGATTTAGCAGATGTTGAAGTACCAGAAGCTGGAGACTTTTCATAAACCTTCGTGGGGAAATAGCCCATATCTCTTATCTGGGATATTGCCAGAGTAGAAGTTTCTGCCTCAACACTTCCACTTATCTCTTTACCGCGATTATTCATCGCAACATAAGCATAAACAGCCATATACTATATCTCCACTCCCTGTGTCTCTCTTGCTACTTCCTCAATAGTAGTGATGCCCATCCATATCTTCCTCAATCCATCTTCTCTTAACATTGACATCCCTTTTTCGTGAGACTTTTTTCTAAGGTCACCAGCAGTTGCCTTATCAACAATAAGAGTTCTTATTTCATCATTAACAACAAGTATCTCAAAAATACCTATTCGCCCCTTATATCCAATACCATTACATATTTCGCATCCTTTGCCCCTATAAAACTTCTTGCCTTTCACGTCCTCAGACTTAAGTCCAATTAAGGATAATTCTTTCACATCTGGAGAATACTCTTCTTTGCAGCTAGAACATATTTTCCTAACAAGTCTTTGCGCAACAATAGCCTCCAGCGTTGATGTTATAAGAAAAGGCTCAATATCCATATCAATAAGCCTGACAATTGTACTAGCTGCATCAT
This genomic stretch from bacterium harbors:
- a CDS encoding sigma-54 dependent transcriptional regulator — its product is MKPKILVVDDELNMRKSLSGILHQEGYDVKVCGDGKEAIEILDTEQFNLIITDIKMPCMDGMTMLSTVRKKNKEIPVIIITGNATVDSAIDAVKLKAYDYIRKPCMPEEILFSVHRAVEHEKLISENLYLHNQLKEKFSFRGLIGNNKKMQEVYQLVQKVSNANAAILIRGESGTGKELIASAIHYNSQRKNNKFLAINCGALPENLLESELFGHEKGAFTGAISSRKGIFEAADKGTIFLDEIGDLSLATQMKLLRVLQDGEFRGVGGTRQIKVDVRIISATNKNLEDRIKEGLFREDLYYRINVIAIDMPPLRERKDDIALLVKHFLEKYNPLKSKGVASKRISSEAMDLLINFDWPGNVRELENAIERAVTLQEGACILPEDLPAGVGFQPAHIPAITGEKFREARTAFEKGFLINILKKANRNISLASKKAGISRRHFYEKMKLYGIKR
- a CDS encoding type II secretion system F family protein, giving the protein MAVYAYVAMNNRGKEISGSVEAETSTLAISQIRDMGYFPTKVYEKSPASGTSTSAKSAKAGSSTSMNIQIKLPGIGDRIKPRQLAVFVRQLATLLGAGLPLLRSLNVLKDQAKPGIMKETFSGIAADIEGGATFSDALAKYPKSFSKLFVNMIKAGEVGGILEAVLERLAEFSEKEEALKKKIKAAMVYPILVTVAAAGILTFLIIVVIPTFKKMFEDFNTELPGATVMLLKMSDVFKDWRNILVVLGSLVGLFIIYKLIRKTQKGLYYSDKLKLYIPIIGPLARKTAIGRFARTFATLIGSGVPILQALTIVKDTSGNDVIAQAMASVRDSIREGESIAGPLQASGIFPPLVTNMVDVGEETGALDKMLLKVADAYDQEVDAAVAALTSAIEPIMIVGMGGVVGFIVVALFLPLIKLATAIV
- the gspG gene encoding type II secretion system major pseudopilin GspG: MRKRSGFTLIELLVVIGIIVLLAGIVMPNFMKSIDKAKKTRGRADIHSLENALAMYQTDWGVYPGQSGEDLYTSISDGNMTSLERMLQAVGTNGRGPYLSKDIPNDPYGTKYRYRAPGGTASNYNNPLTNRGYDLWSYGKDKTDGGDDDIACWDTETS
- a CDS encoding ATP-binding protein; protein product: MELKDKFFSLFSRLAYLFILTGLAIFLIYVAVIVWKTPLLQYRDFFITIIFFSLGFVAFAYIWKVVLQPIFGSLNKGFKPIVQKPLVQESSLQPLVNSREQLKKWSQELEKRVENRTSELKKVNRELLATEFELMERDKLSSMGEISAKLAHEIRNPLAIINNAVFFLKNAFKKPGSEVSEQIGILFQETDRINKLVTDLLQFSRISVSKDKDVEMIDVNEVLDDAIMSFESVGADLKPALEKKYAIRLPRIRANPGQLKQVFLNIIANAYQSMGDSGRLTIYTDVDAEASRIEIVFNDTGCGIAPENLKEIFTPFFSTKEPGKGTGLGLYICNSLIKSLNGDISVQSEVGKGTSFTISLPVRKTAHTWREKALNSKHKARNNIK
- a CDS encoding type II secretion system protein GspG, whose amino-acid sequence is MKFKKGFTLIELLVVVAIITLLASIIVPNYFKGLEKSKIGKATADVVLLRKSVDLFRADNGGTLPDSLAVLISQKYLSKAVPTDPWGGSYSYTATENSYTITDGSSKGISETINF